The sequence CTTGACGAAGCTGAGGCCCATATGCAATATCTGGACGGCGTTATGGTCGGCAGAGAGGCTTACCACAACCCCTATATACTGTCTGAGGTGGACCGCAGGTTCTACCATGACAACACCCTCCCACCTACACGTACGCAGGTGCTGGAGCAGTTTACAGAATTCATGGCATCACACCTCGAAAATTCAGAACTGAATCCAAAACTGCGTCTGAACCACATGACCCGCCATATTCTGGGACTCTATCAGGGAATGCCTGGGGCCAGAAAATTCAGACGTTTTATCAGCGAAAATGCCCATAAACCTGGCGCAGATATTGACGTTATTTACGACGCCCTTTCAGCCATGAACCTGCCTTGCTAATATTTACCGACAGGGAAAACTACCATGATTACTCATCTCAAACAGCTCTTCACAACAAACAACTCTGAAGATGAGGCCGCTTCTGATAAAAACATAAAGCTTGCCTGCGCAGCGTTAATGGTAGAGGTGATGGTCATTGATCGGATCAGTATTCGTGCAGAACAACAACAAATTATCCGCATGCTGCATAATCGATTCGGAATAGATATTGAGGATGCAGAAGAACTGTTCGCCATGGCCAAAAACGAGGTGCGGGATGCAACCTCGCTGTATCAGTTCACCAAAATCATTAACAGCAAGTTCCATGATCAGCAGAAATTCGAGCTGATTCAGCAACTGTGGCAGGTTGCCTATGCCGATGAAGATCTGGATAAACACGAAGAGGCTATTATTCGCCGTATTGCAGAGTTGATCTACTTACCCCACAGCCAGTTTATCCGGGCCAAACGGTTGGCCAGAGACAAATAATTGTTGATTAAATGCTTTCCAGAGAACGGATAAGATCTATAAACTCTCGCTGATTCTTACTGTTCAATACAGATAGAAGCTTGTGCGCTTCAAGGACATGCTGCTTTATCTGTTCTTCGTCAGCAGCCACAGGCCTCAACTCTTGTAAATGAGTGAGCTCTTCTGGTGTTTCCCGGACAATATCGAAAATATCATCCAGCCCCATCCCGATCAGAATTCTGCTGATGCTCTGATTTTTACAAAAAACGGTTGGTTTAAGCTTGTAGTGCTTTTCCGTATAAATCGCCAACTTGGCCAATAACCCCAGAGTCGTACTGTCAACACCTTCCGTCTCCAGTAAATCAACAATGACATCATCAACTTCTGGGTTTCGAAAGATGGCGTCCAGATAACTGTTCAAAGAAGCGCAGAGCGTCATTCTCACATCGCCAGTCAATTTGAGCAGATAAACGCCTCTCTCTTCGGCAACCAGTATTTTACCTTCGTTCAATTCAATAGCCTCTGCGGACAGTCAGCACCGTCACATCATCCGGTGACTCCGTTAGATCACGAAGCCCCAATTGCTGGCAGATACTATCCAGAGATGTATCGGAGGATGCGATTGCCGACAACATGAATTGCTCTTTATCCTCCATGCTCTCACCCGGTAACACTTCAAGCACGCCATCAGAGGTCAACACCAATGCAAATTTATCGGGCAACGCCTTTTCGCTAATAGACCAGTGCACATCTTCAAAAATCCCGAGAGGCTTGCCCTTCCCCTCCATCATTTCAACCTCACCGTCGTGAACGAGCACCGGCATAGGCATATGGGCGCCAACAGCATACCTCAGTGTATTTTGTTCCATATCGATCGATCCGGCAAACATCGTCAAATGTTTATCCAGGCCAATAGCCAGAATTTGGCGATTAATGTATTCAACAAACCCCTGCGGGGCTCTGGCCATGGCATCACGGTCATCGTTATGCACATGACGCCTCAGTATCCGGGTAAGCAAAAACCGCAGTAAAACCGTTAAAAATGCCGACGATGCGCCGTGACCTGAAACATCTGCAGCGTAAAAAACCAAGTATCGATCAAAGATACAATGATAACCAACAAAATCACCACTTAAATAAAGAGAAGGCACAATAAAATGGCTGATTTCATAATCGCCAAAGCGCTGTGGTGTAACGGGCAGCATGCTCTGCTGGACTTGCCTGCCAGCAATTTGATCCATTTCAAGAATCCTCAGACTATCCTGAAGATTCCGGTTAGCGGCTTCCAGCTGCTCACGATACCCTTGATTTTCAACCAGCAATTTTTGATATTTGGCCGAACGCTCCAGGGATTTGAGCAACTCTTTTTGATCAAAAGGTTTAATCAGAATGTCAGTTGCATCATTGCGATAACAGGTTGCTACCTCCGTCGCGGTAGGGTTTTCGAGAACGACGATGAAAGCGTTGGTCGACCCCACACCACCCAGGAACTTGAAATCACGTACCTCGGAAAGAGACATGTCAAGTAAGACCAGAGCAGAACTGTCGATATTTCCAAGCAAAGTATCCTTGACATCATCGTAGTCGGTAAAAATTTCCACAGCCCAGTCAGTACCTGACAGATACTCTGACCACTGCTGGTACAACTCCGAGTTTTGTCCAACGATAAAAAGCCTTCTAGGACTATTCATTCATTACCTTTACATGAAAATGACCGGAGCAATTGCGGTTACCTAAACCCTGTTCTTGGGCCGACTACTGCGTATCGCTGTCATAGTAATCATCTGCTTCTTCGTAACCGCCAAAGTCATCTTCAACTTCACCGTCGTGGATCAAAAACTCACGTCGCTGCAGATAGACATCCCTGACCAGCGAATAACGATCACCTTTGGCCAGTTTCTCAACATCCAGTAATTCTGCACGAACATCAACAACACTGGAGCCCAGCAACGTATTTCTTGTGGGCACATGATCCACATAGCTGATAGGGTTGGTGTATGCGTCAACCACTTTGCCTGGGCCATCCCTTAAAGTAGAAGGACCCAAAAAAGGTATCATCAGGTAGTTTCCCTGCCCGACACCCCATGCCGCCAGGGTTTGACCAAAATCTTCCCCGTCACTTTTTTTCAGGCCCATAGGCTCGGCAATTTCAAAAAAACCGGCGA is a genomic window of Pseudomonadales bacterium containing:
- a CDS encoding TerB family tellurite resistance protein, with amino-acid sequence MITHLKQLFTTNNSEDEAASDKNIKLACAALMVEVMVIDRISIRAEQQQIIRMLHNRFGIDIEDAEELFAMAKNEVRDATSLYQFTKIINSKFHDQQKFELIQQLWQVAYADEDLDKHEEAIIRRIAELIYLPHSQFIRAKRLARDK
- a CDS encoding anti-sigma factor antagonist; its protein translation is MNEGKILVAEERGVYLLKLTGDVRMTLCASLNSYLDAIFRNPEVDDVIVDLLETEGVDSTTLGLLAKLAIYTEKHYKLKPTVFCKNQSISRILIGMGLDDIFDIVRETPEELTHLQELRPVAADEEQIKQHVLEAHKLLSVLNSKNQREFIDLIRSLESI
- a CDS encoding SpoIIE family protein phosphatase codes for the protein MNSPRRLFIVGQNSELYQQWSEYLSGTDWAVEIFTDYDDVKDTLLGNIDSSALVLLDMSLSEVRDFKFLGGVGSTNAFIVVLENPTATEVATCYRNDATDILIKPFDQKELLKSLERSAKYQKLLVENQGYREQLEAANRNLQDSLRILEMDQIAGRQVQQSMLPVTPQRFGDYEISHFIVPSLYLSGDFVGYHCIFDRYLVFYAADVSGHGASSAFLTVLLRFLLTRILRRHVHNDDRDAMARAPQGFVEYINRQILAIGLDKHLTMFAGSIDMEQNTLRYAVGAHMPMPVLVHDGEVEMMEGKGKPLGIFEDVHWSISEKALPDKFALVLTSDGVLEVLPGESMEDKEQFMLSAIASSDTSLDSICQQLGLRDLTESPDDVTVLTVRRGY
- a CDS encoding VacJ family lipoprotein — encoded protein: MIKVILLLTGILFINQSVAEGGHPDDPWEGWNRKVFVFNETLDTYVLKPVAKGYKAVAPAPVEKGVSNFFDNIGEVGNIVNDLLQGKLEQAANDTGRVLINSTLGIAGFFEIAEPMGLKKSDGEDFGQTLAAWGVGQGNYLMIPFLGPSTLRDGPGKVVDAYTNPISYVDHVPTRNTLLGSSVVDVRAELLDVEKLAKGDRYSLVRDVYLQRREFLIHDGEVEDDFGGYEEADDYYDSDTQ